One Myxosarcina sp. GI1 genomic window carries:
- a CDS encoding MOSC domain-containing protein, giving the protein MERTFVGNLKSLWRYPVKSMQGEELDSSDIATQGLLGDRAYALWDEKTSRIASAKNPKQWSSLLKCHATLEQTPQFDRPTPSVRISLPNGSTVTSEQAEIDTILSQWIERKVQFLATVPETPSLDQYWPDVEGTAHQDTLTQLFMPPGTFFDSCPIHAITTATLDRLQELYPAGKFERCRFRPNLLIDTQSKQAEFVENNWVGQILTIGDSVSLKIDTLCPRCVVTTLAQAELPQDLNILRTAAQHNNVNAGIRLSVIQGGTICQGDSVWIETCKD; this is encoded by the coding sequence ATGGAGCGCACATTTGTTGGCAATCTTAAATCCTTATGGCGTTATCCAGTTAAATCTATGCAGGGAGAAGAGTTAGACTCGTCAGATATTGCAACACAGGGGTTATTAGGCGATCGCGCTTATGCTTTATGGGATGAAAAAACCAGCCGAATTGCCAGTGCTAAAAATCCCAAGCAATGGTCATCTCTACTTAAGTGTCACGCAACTTTAGAGCAAACTCCTCAGTTCGACCGACCTACGCCTTCAGTCCGTATTTCTCTACCCAACGGTTCTACTGTTACCAGCGAACAAGCCGAGATCGATACCATACTATCTCAATGGATTGAGCGAAAGGTGCAATTTCTGGCTACCGTTCCTGAAACTCCCAGTCTCGACCAATACTGGCCCGATGTAGAAGGTACTGCTCACCAAGATACCTTGACTCAATTATTTATGCCCCCAGGAACTTTCTTCGATTCCTGTCCGATTCACGCTATCACCACAGCTACTCTCGATCGCTTACAAGAACTTTATCCTGCTGGTAAGTTCGAGCGCTGTCGCTTTCGTCCTAACCTTCTCATCGATACTCAATCAAAGCAAGCAGAATTTGTCGAGAATAATTGGGTTGGGCAAATTCTCACCATTGGAGATTCAGTTAGTCTAAAAATTGATACACTCTGCCCTCGATGTGTTGTGACTACGCTAGCACAAGCCGAGCTACCACAAGATTTGAATATTTTGAGAACGGCTGCTCAGCACAACAATGTTAATGCAGGAATTCGACTGTCGGTCATACAAGGAGGAACTATTTGCCAAGGTGATTCCGTATGGATAGAGACGTGTAAAGATTAA
- a CDS encoding class I SAM-dependent methyltransferase — MTATSTNLKSSDSQSQAAKFSPRARLASRLVNGILAIKPLANFAKNRARNMMIERAETIGVPWRDNVRQLSNRNWDADFKAVANPQLDYPDYYTTSFHAYERGNLNWEAAWEVESAALAVHAKIWSEGDVRGDLMLRQSYHDLVRQQLEIEPKAILDFGCSVGLSSFALQEVFPQAKVTGVDLSPYFLAVAKYRSQQTGQNISWLHAAAESTGLPDASFDLVSACLMFHELPQSAAKAIISEARRLLRSGGYLTIMDMNPSSPIYQAMPPYILTLLKSTEPYLDQYFALDLERAIAEESFTTLTITTNSPRHRTIVARKL; from the coding sequence ATGACTGCTACTTCTACTAACTTAAAATCGAGCGACTCTCAGTCACAAGCAGCTAAATTTTCTCCACGAGCGCGACTGGCATCTCGTCTGGTAAACGGTATTTTAGCAATTAAACCTCTGGCTAACTTTGCTAAAAATCGAGCCAGAAATATGATGATAGAACGGGCAGAGACTATTGGCGTACCCTGGCGAGATAATGTAAGGCAATTAAGCAATCGCAATTGGGATGCAGATTTTAAGGCGGTAGCGAATCCCCAACTTGATTATCCTGACTATTACACTACTTCTTTTCATGCCTACGAACGAGGCAATCTTAATTGGGAAGCAGCATGGGAAGTAGAATCTGCGGCTCTGGCAGTTCATGCCAAAATTTGGTCAGAGGGAGATGTTCGAGGCGATTTAATGCTACGTCAGAGCTATCACGATTTGGTGCGACAGCAGTTAGAAATAGAACCTAAAGCAATTCTCGATTTTGGCTGTAGCGTAGGACTGAGTTCTTTTGCTCTCCAAGAAGTCTTTCCCCAAGCCAAAGTTACGGGAGTAGATCTTTCACCATATTTTTTAGCAGTGGCTAAGTATCGATCGCAACAAACAGGACAAAATATTAGCTGGCTTCATGCAGCAGCAGAGTCTACAGGTTTACCTGATGCTTCCTTCGATTTGGTTTCTGCTTGTTTAATGTTTCACGAACTACCTCAAAGCGCAGCTAAAGCTATCATTAGTGAAGCAAGGCGTTTGTTGCGTTCGGGTGGATATCTAACAATTATGGATATGAACCCCAGTTCGCCAATCTATCAAGCGATGCCGCCTTATATTTTGACTTTGCTCAAAAGCACCGAACCCTATCTAGACCAATACTTTGCTTTAGATCTAGAACGAGCGATCGCTGAAGAAAGTTTTACTACACTTACTATAACCACTAATAGTCCTCGTCATCGAACTATAGTAGCGCGAAAGCTTTAA
- a CDS encoding glutathione S-transferase family protein has protein sequence MLQFYYHPLSPLARRVWIALLEKEIPFEPVVVNLKDGEQFKPEFLQLNPFHHVPVIVDNNFRVLESLAILDYLEHKYPEPALLPKNTQRLAIVRMVEMVTTNELGSQVIPLIVEKPDSPKLKRAKRKLERVLNLFAELLADEPYFGGNRLSLGDIVAANGVILISKLGYELDTTPRIKAWCDRLMQRQVWQKTQPNAEQIEIFKQTVTNLVRNT, from the coding sequence ATGCTGCAATTTTACTATCATCCCCTATCACCTCTAGCTCGTCGCGTCTGGATTGCTTTGTTAGAAAAAGAAATTCCCTTTGAACCCGTTGTTGTCAATCTCAAAGACGGAGAACAGTTCAAACCAGAATTTCTGCAATTAAACCCTTTTCACCACGTACCCGTAATTGTCGATAATAATTTTCGCGTCTTAGAATCGTTAGCAATTTTAGATTATCTCGAACATAAATATCCCGAACCTGCATTATTACCAAAAAACACGCAAAGATTAGCCATAGTGCGTATGGTAGAAATGGTAACGACTAACGAACTAGGTTCTCAGGTAATTCCCCTGATTGTAGAAAAGCCAGATTCGCCTAAGCTAAAACGGGCAAAGCGCAAGCTAGAGCGAGTATTGAATTTATTTGCCGAACTATTAGCAGATGAGCCTTATTTTGGTGGCAATCGCCTGTCTTTAGGAGATATAGTAGCGGCAAATGGCGTAATTCTAATTTCTAAACTGGGTTACGAATTAGATACAACTCCCCGAATCAAAGCTTGGTGCGATCGCCTGATGCAAAGACAAGTTTGGCAGAAAACACAGCCTAACGCCGAACAAATAGAAATATTCAAACAAACGGTAACTAATTTAGTGCGGAATACATGA